Below is a window of Xiphophorus maculatus strain JP 163 A chromosome 19, X_maculatus-5.0-male, whole genome shotgun sequence DNA.
GCTATGCAATTCTTTCTCCATTTGTACTTAAGAATTGTTTAACTGTTGCAAACCCACAATATAAGCTTGTTTTACCGCTTGAAAAGTATATTTtcctgtgtaaaaaaaacccaaaaaaacatccaagagaatatttttttgttgttgtttcaaaatGCCAAGCTACAGTACAAAAACGCCtctgatttttaaagaataatagTAGAAACACACTTTATTGTAAACGACTTTAACATCTGGTATACAGATGGAAAAGATGAgtaatttattgttgtttcaaacaattaatggtttattagtcTAAAATTAATTCCAGTCGACTAactcagtggttctcaaacttttttcagtgatgtacccccttaaaaatatatttttagtcaagtaccccctgacacgggcaaaacatttttggaattaaaaagaggtacagtgctgtaaaatcactgtctgatttattaaagccaaacaacttatatcagtgaacctgacaaatacatccatattacaaacattgcatggttaaacaagaaagaaaaacagaagacggtgaccaccaggaaggtataaaaccagtcaaacagttttattttaaaggatattgaaactaaatactgaatataaaattcagtgcatgaacacacatttatattttatcgaacttttcacaaaataatttttcccaagacttattatgaggagcctactgattttttaaagatattttgaaaagcttcacgtaccccctgcagtacctccacgtacccccaggggtacacgtacccccatttgagaaccactggacTAACTAGTAACGTTTTCAGACGTACTTTAAGAGCTGTAGTTTGGCCGCAATCCAGCAGAGGGCGTAGCTGGTCACCCTTTTTAATTATGAAGACACAAAGATGGCGGCTATATAGCAGAAGAGAAACGGTCCAGAGTCCGGTTTCGTAtataaaatgcactttatgcggttctgttttgaaCCGACAAGCTCCTTAAGTAACATTATGgaaaatgcaaataagcaaGGTTGGTTTTGAGAGCTGTCGTGAGTTAATGCATCTCATTTAGCGAAGTTTTAACCGCAGGCTACTTCTGTATGAGCATCTCTGTTCATGAGGAATTAAGTGTTtcgcattttttcttttcctcttttattatTCAACAACCTAACCTGCTTTATTGTGAGAAAACAacaactttctgtttatttggtcAGTATTTGTATGACAACGAGGTATTAGGGCTATTAGGGAGcaaatttcagtaaaatgtttaaaaagattttttatttatgttatgaAAAGATGGTTGATCTTGTTACAAGAGAAAACTGGTGGATCGATGAGCTCAGCCAACTTTACATTCAGTTATTAATTGATAACTTGCCTCCTTAGttcaaagaaaaatctaaaatagctgattttgttgttttcattgcagaaggagagaaaaagcaaagaacATATTCCAGAAGCTCAAATCCACTAAGAATCATGGAGGCAAAAAGCCGGAGGATTCCCCCCCGGCGCTGGTTTCTGCGGCTCCATCGGCGCTGCCCAGTCCCACCCTGAGCCTAACCAACCAGGTTTCCCAGCAGGACGAGGCGGACAGCAGAGACACGGACGATGTGGACGGGGGGCTGGACGGCGGCTCGCTCAGGGTGCTGACCAAGGATCCTGTGGGCGGCCTGGCCGTCCTGAGCAGCGCCGCCACTTTCTGCTGCGGCGGACCAGAGGGCACGGAGAAATCCTCTGAGAAGAGTCAGACTGAAGGTAAGGCTGGATGACATggtgttttaaaactaaaaccatgAAGCTCAGCAATCTAAATTAAAGTAAAcctagttatttttaatttatcagaaTTTTGCccttgttaaaaataaaaatttcccATCTGGGCCTAACTGGTGGGAATACCATCTGCTCTTTTTTTACGTCTGCTGGTTTCATGTtggcttcttcttctctggacGTCTGTTTGCTTTCCAGCTCCTCGAAGGCCGTCGGCGGGAAGCCTCGGGGGTTTGATGTTCGTGCGACTGCGGGTTCAGTCGCCTGCAGGGAAGAAGAGGTCAGCTAAAACTTCACCCAGGAGGGACACCTGGCTCACTCTGACGCAAGAAAGGtacagaaaggaaaaacaatatcTGCAGCAAAACCCACAGACAATActagaaaatatgtaaagaaatataGACTTTTAGAATGgtttttcctcagttttattCAATATTTCTCACTTTCGGTTTATTATCTAGTTGTCATATTGTTGCAAAGCACTGTGtcccttttcttttatatatcatgCATACATTTACGAATTAACTCGTAATATTGATaacttaacagctaaaaccaatgatAGTCATCGTCAGGAAGCAgttttttgccctccagcaggaaATGGGACGGGATCCATGCGACGTCACGCTGCAACTGGTCTAtaaactgtatatatatatatatatatatatatatatatatatatatatatatatatatatatatatatatatatatatatatatattatataactGATGGTTAATGTTGAAAGAagcaagaaaaactgaaatgttttgctgtttggcTTTTGATTTTGTCAGATTTATGGTGAATTTGTTctgcttttgggtttttttgcagggtattcctgctgtttttactaaagtaaatgaATGATTCCAACTCATTTAAAGTCACCACTTGTTAACAGGTGACTTTTTAACATGCAGATTTGCTATTTTTTCCTCGTTCGAATAAGAGAGGAGCTCAGGAAAAGCAGAGCTGATATTAATTCCTTTCTTCTCTGCATCAGCGTctcctttctgctgcagctgtcgCTGTTGTTTGTCATCCCAGTAATCCTGACTCATCCTGCTTCCTCTGCAGCTCCGACGAGCTGCGCTCCTTCCTGAAGCTTCACCGGCCAGACCTGCGTCTCCTggacgaggaagaggagccaGACCACGACGAAGAAGAGTTCGTTCTCATAGAGGACAAAGGAGAGGAGGATGCAGAGATGTTTCAGACGCTGCGCGGCTCCGCAGACGACTGGGAGGTGAGCGGGACCCTTTCCTACCTGTGGATTAAAAACAAGAGGAGCTAATGTGGCTTCTGTGTTTCTTCTTTGGAGATGGTGTTGATGGAGGAGAATAAAGACAAGCTGTGCGCAGTGATCGACAGGGAACCCGAAGGGGTCGGTAACATTGTGGAGAACAGCCACGTTCTGCAGGTTTCACATGTCAGAGAGGTGAGCGACACTCCGCCATGTGATCCCACTGTTGACACAAAGCACACATGCACTTTGAAAAGGCTCGACTTAGTTGAGCTCAAaggtttaattactgctttgttgcttttaattcactttaaaaCTTAGTAAAGTTCAGATTACAAAGGGCTGCGGCtagtgattaatcgattaatctattTGTTATTCTGTACAATATTGGAAATACATtaatgaaatgcaaataaacaaatgatttaattcctctatgattaatcaattactaaattagttgctgattatttcaataatctatTAATCATCCCTCCtttattgattaattatttgcaGTTCAACTCGTTTTAGGAACTCAACCAGATAAATATTTCACACCTTTTGACTTTAAATGCCAACATTGTAAAGTTTATGTGGGAGATACAGTCAAGGTTTataataattaaactttttcagtATATTCTGGCTTGTGTAAACAAATGTTGAGAATAATAAtcctataaaacatttacattctgCTTCTTTTAGACaacctggaaataaaaaaaacatttataagttaaaatgtttcacaggCTGCTGAtctgttgcataaaatcccagtaaaacccATTGAGGTTTTTGGTTTGAGTGgtaaaaagtgaaatgtttgtttttttccagctgtgTAAGGAGCTTCCCGCCAGGACGGTGGGCCGCGCCTGGCAGCTGGCGTACAGCACGTCCCGGCATGGCGCCAGCCTCAAGTGTCTCTACAGGAAGCTCAGCAGCACCGACTCTCCTGTGCTGATTGTCATAAAAGATTCTCTGGATGAGGTAAAAACTGTAACAGAAACTATAAATGTGGTGCTGCCTGGTTTTATCGGCTATTCTTGATCAATTGTGAACTAATCCACCAGCTTTTTGGGGCCTTCCTGTCTGATCCTCTGAAACCCAGTGAGACGTTTTACGGTACTGGAGAAACCTTCCTGTTCATGTTGCATCCTCGTTTTAAGGTAAGCTAATAAAAGAGAGGCTAAATGGAACAAACTCCAGCTTTTAATGTTATCATTAAGGGAAAAACGTTTCCAAAATGACATCATTTGTGAGATTTCTTTATAACTTAGAGTAGATTAGTATGGAGGTTACCAAAGAGCATTAAGCAACAGACAAAGCTCCAAAAATatgtgaagaaacatcaacttttagaatgtttttactcactattaaataatttctacattcattttgcaaaaatactaaCCTCATGAGTCCTGTGGCGGaaaactttattatcatttaacGTATTATAACAATAATATGTTAAATGAtatataaaattgtattttaacacagttttttgtattataattgttttcagaatacagtttttattattaaaaaatatataatatttcatATTAATCATATCCATTTTTTTgttagaaacattttagttacatttaaataagttattttatttaaatgtattttattctattttttttctccgtctCTCCTctccacagcgccccctggcgGCCCCACTTCCAAAACCACTGTATTAAGATACcctgcaaagcaaaaatatccgtgccttttatttttttaatcttataaCATCAACccgtttttatagttttttaaaacttgtttttaaatgtttcaacaGTCATGTGTTGTTACTGTTGCAGGGAAAATGTACCAAATGTCCATTTAACTCCTAACATTCTtcctttttctacttttttcaaattttgcttgtcttattctcattttattttctctagtCCATCAAGGCAGCTGAAAATGAGCAAGGCTGCTACAACACCAAAAACAATGCATCTGCTGTCCAATTATGCGGATGCAATAAGCAttacattaattaatttcatgataaattaaaactagcTCTATAATtcccatttgcatgattttttttctcgttCTGCCAAACagctggatgataaaaatctaCAGTCTTTCTTTGGTCTCTGTttttaaggacaattttgtttacagagacttaaTAGTTTGtactatttgtttcttttgttgtttatttattttggatatttaagatgtcttctctttaaaatgttttcagagctTCAGGTGGACAGGAGAAAACTCCTTCTTCATTAAAGGAGACCTGGACTGCTTCGCTGTTGGCGGTGGAAGGTAAAAACGTTTTTTAGGAGGAGATAATCCTTTATTAGTCCCACATGTGGGACATTTAGGCCGCTTGGCAGAAAAGTTGGgacattctgcaggtttttcattTACCACTTAtgccagtttttaaaatacaatataagaaatacattaaaatatgcaaataaaccaataattcagttactttttaaaataagaaaaacaacattttagaaTAATGTAAGAATAATATTTGGTAACTTGTATTGAAAATTGAAATCTACAATAAAATATGCcttataataaaagaaatatatagaaaataCGTTTGTTTACTTGAATGGTCAGTTTGCTGTTCTGTTGACCTTTAATTGAGTCTGAATCCAGATGTtagcaattaatcaataactatATTAGTCGACAATTATATCAAATCAATTAGTtttgaataatcaattactaagttagttgacaattattttgatattcgattaatcgtgattaattgtgattgtGAGTAATGACTTATTAAATGAGTTGATTTCTTCAATagattaatcataattaattgattactgaattattttacaattttaataatCATGACTAAATAAgttgataattattttaattgattgatCATGATTaatgattactaaattagttaacaaTTGTTTCAATGATCaataaataatgattaatcaaattattttttcattaattgtgattaattggtTAACAAATTACTTgacattatttcagtaatcaattaatcgtgattaattggaTTGATCCTGCTGCTCACCCAGCCTCTGTGCGTCTCTCTCTCGCCCCCTAGCGGTCACTTCGGGCTGTGGGTCGATGAGAACCTGTATCTGGGCCGCAGCAGTCCGTGCTACACCTTCAACAACTGCTGCCTCTCTGAAACCGACGATTTCCGCATCATGGAGCTGGAGGTGTGGACATTCAGCTGAGGACACGGCTAATTGCTCGTCTATATCGATCACATCTATATAGATGTATATTACTAGACTGTCCTCAGCCAAACTGCGTGCTCTTAATGTAAATTAGCATCctc
It encodes the following:
- the LOC102228449 gene encoding nuclear receptor coactivator 7-like isoform X2; this encodes MAQSVRRPETLGAIKLKPQAEKTRSGYFCNVKSRLGSKLPAGVSQPPRFAKPPWENQPQSHIMQNAAAGPAHSNDPVSMGRPLDHVPHIRNPKLRQYYLQGTAWELSSTVATAERVGLPADGSTGLPGDTVFSVSSTFSSDGSSGDKSKDSTQLSSDTNVIKELVSKRKDASVSGKSSQLELDCGSKEKPEADADQDCLDSLLAQTPSPSPEAEYDRLLDVEAVPLPDGHLCLLALPPECCQGERPAAMLYLKLFCRYITDGKGVVSGILVVTPTKIFFDPSKTHPLVTEHGCEDYLLSCAVDSLASVSFFSDVSHVHFSTSQQRRREKAKNIFQKLKSTKNHGGKKPEDSPPALVSAAPSALPSPTLSLTNQVSQQDEADSRDTDDVDGGLDGGSLRVLTKDPVGGLAVLSSAATFCCGGPEGTEKSSEKSQTEAPRRPSAGSLGGLMFVRLRVQSPAGKKRSAKTSPRRDTWLTLTQESSDELRSFLKLHRPDLRLLDEEEEPDHDEEEFVLIEDKGEEDAEMFQTLRGSADDWEMVLMEENKDKLCAVIDREPEGVGNIVENSHVLQVSHVRELCKELPARTVGRAWQLAYSTSRHGASLKCLYRKLSSTDSPVLIVIKDSLDELFGAFLSDPLKPSETFYGTGETFLFMLHPRFKSFRWTGENSFFIKGDLDCFAVGGGSGHFGLWVDENLYLGRSSPCYTFNNCCLSETDDFRIMELEVWTFS
- the LOC102228449 gene encoding nuclear receptor coactivator 7-like isoform X1, translating into MAQSVRRPETLGAIKLKPQAEKTRSGYFCNVKSRLGSKLPAGVSQPPRFAKPPWENQPQSHIMQNAAAGPAHSNDPVSMGRPLDHVPHIRNPKLRQYYLQGTAWELSSTVATAERVGLPADGSTGLPGDTVFSVSSTFSSDGSSGDKSKDSTQLSSDTNVIKEQLVSKRKDASVSGKSSQLELDCGSKEKPEADADQDCLDSLLAQTPSPSPEAEYDRLLDVEAVPLPDGHLCLLALPPECCQGERPAAMLYLKLFCRYITDGKGVVSGILVVTPTKIFFDPSKTHPLVTEHGCEDYLLSCAVDSLASVSFFSDVSHVHFSTSQQRRREKAKNIFQKLKSTKNHGGKKPEDSPPALVSAAPSALPSPTLSLTNQVSQQDEADSRDTDDVDGGLDGGSLRVLTKDPVGGLAVLSSAATFCCGGPEGTEKSSEKSQTEAPRRPSAGSLGGLMFVRLRVQSPAGKKRSAKTSPRRDTWLTLTQESSDELRSFLKLHRPDLRLLDEEEEPDHDEEEFVLIEDKGEEDAEMFQTLRGSADDWEMVLMEENKDKLCAVIDREPEGVGNIVENSHVLQVSHVRELCKELPARTVGRAWQLAYSTSRHGASLKCLYRKLSSTDSPVLIVIKDSLDELFGAFLSDPLKPSETFYGTGETFLFMLHPRFKSFRWTGENSFFIKGDLDCFAVGGGSGHFGLWVDENLYLGRSSPCYTFNNCCLSETDDFRIMELEVWTFS
- the LOC102228449 gene encoding nuclear receptor coactivator 7-like isoform X3 — translated: MGRTSLFKNFYSKYSRRNALSGFYSKGLPGDTVFSVSSTFSSDGSSGDKSKDSTQLSSDTNVIKEQLVSKRKDASVSGKSSQLELDCGSKEKPEADADQDCLDSLLAQTPSPSPEAEYDRLLDVEAVPLPDGHLCLLALPPECCQGERPAAMLYLKLFCRYITDGKGVVSGILVVTPTKIFFDPSKTHPLVTEHGCEDYLLSCAVDSLASVSFFSDVSHVHFSTSQQRRREKAKNIFQKLKSTKNHGGKKPEDSPPALVSAAPSALPSPTLSLTNQVSQQDEADSRDTDDVDGGLDGGSLRVLTKDPVGGLAVLSSAATFCCGGPEGTEKSSEKSQTEAPRRPSAGSLGGLMFVRLRVQSPAGKKRSAKTSPRRDTWLTLTQESSDELRSFLKLHRPDLRLLDEEEEPDHDEEEFVLIEDKGEEDAEMFQTLRGSADDWEMVLMEENKDKLCAVIDREPEGVGNIVENSHVLQVSHVRELCKELPARTVGRAWQLAYSTSRHGASLKCLYRKLSSTDSPVLIVIKDSLDELFGAFLSDPLKPSETFYGTGETFLFMLHPRFKSFRWTGENSFFIKGDLDCFAVGGGSGHFGLWVDENLYLGRSSPCYTFNNCCLSETDDFRIMELEVWTFS